The stretch of DNA ATCGGAGGGTTACCATGCTCTCGCTCAGCCAACGCCTGGACGAACTCCCACTCACGCGCGAGCACTGGCGCATCGTCCTGCTCGCTGGGATCGGCTGGATGTTCGACGCCATGGATGTCGGCCTCGTCGCGTTCGTCCTGGTCAGTCTCGGACGCGACTGGAATCTGAGCCGTCCCGAGCTCGGACTCGTCGCCAGTGCCGGATTTCTCGGCATGTTCCTCGGGGCACTCCTGGCCGGCCGACTCGCCGACCGCTATGGCCGCCGAACCATGTTTCTCGCCAATTTGCTCCTCTACAGCCTCGGTACCGCTCTCTGCGCGCTCGCCTGGAATTTCCCGTCCCTTATCCTCTTCCGTTTCCTCACCGGTATCGGGCTCGGCGGTGAACTACCGGTCGCCGCAGCGCTCGTCAGCGAGTTCGCTCCGGCTCGCCATCGTGGTCGCATGCTCGTCATTTTGGAAAGTTTCTGGGCGTATGGATGGATCCTGGCTGCTGTCATCGGCCTGCTCGTCGTTCCCCAGCTGCCGAGCTGGGGTTGGCGCGTTGCCTTTCTCATCGGCGCGCTGCCTGCGCTGACCGCTGCGTATCTGCGCCGCCAGCTCCCCGAGTCTCCCCGCTATCTCGATATCGCTGGTCGGCACACCGAGGCGGTCGCTGTTTTGCGTCGCTTCGAGCAAGCCGCGAGTATGCCGCCTGCTGAAGTGACCACGACACCTGCTCCCCCGCACCCGTCTTTTGCCCAGCAGTTTCGCGCCCTCTGGAGTCGGCAGCTCCTCCGGCGTACGGTGATGCTCTGGCTCCTGTGGTTCGGCATCGTCTTCGCCTACTACGGCGTCTTCACGTGGCTTCCCTCGTTGCTGGTCGAACGCGGGCTCACGGTGGCCCGCAGCTTCACCTATGTCTTCATCACGACACTCGCGCAGATCCCTGGCTACTTCTCGGCCGCCTACCTTGTCGATCGGTGGGGCCGCAAGCCGACGCTGGTGACCTACCTGCTCGGCTCGGCGCTTTCCGCCTGGCTACTCGGGAACGCCGGGACAGCGCCGATTCTCGTGCTTTGGGGTTGTGCGCTCTCCTTCTTCAATCTCGGCGCCTGGGGGGTCGTCTATACCTACACGCCGGAACTCTATCCCACGACGCTGCGGGGCTTCGGCTCGGGTGCTGCCGCGAGTTTCGGCCGTATCGCTGGCATCATCGCTCCCTACCTCACCCCTTGGCTGCTCACCAGCGGCGGTTTCTCTCAGCCGGCTGTCTTCGCGCTCTTCATGGCCGTCTTCGCCGTCATCGCGGCCGACGTGCTCCTGCTCGGCGAAGAGACGCGTGGTCGCCCACTCGAACACGTCAGCCCGACGCCAGCACAGCTCGCACGCTGACGGAAACGCGCTCAACGGCATGAAAGCGGCCCCACGGCGAACGGACACGGCAGCGCGCGAACGGAAACGCGCTCAACGCCCGCGGAGCGCCCGTACCGACGGCAGCCCCTGTTCGTCGAGATACCGGAGGAGCCCACGCAACAGCACGGCCGGCAGAGCCGGACCTCGAAACACCAGACCGGTATAGACCTGCACCAGATCGGCACCCAGGCGCAGGCGCTGGATCACGTCGTCCGTCTCCAGCACTCCACCCACGCTGATCAGAGCGAGACGTCCCCCGGCGCGATCCGCAGCGTTGCTCAAGAGCTCGACCGCTCTCTTGCGGAGCGGACGCCCACTCACCCCACCCGGCAATGCTCCTGCACCAGCTGGGCGGAGCGACGGATCGATGCTCGTATTGCCGAGGATCAGGCCGTCCGCTCCCACTGCCACCGCGATCTCGATGGCGTCAGCCAGTGCCCCAGCGTCCAGGTCCAGCGAGACCTTGACGAAGAGTGGGCGCGGTCGGGCACGCTGGAGTGCCGCCAGTGTTCGGTTGGTTTCCTGAACCGCGGCTAGCACCTGCTCGAGTCGCTCACCCCGCTGCAATTCCCGGAGTCCCGGCGTATTGGGCGAACTCACGTTCACCACCACGTAATCGGCGACGTCCCACAGCGCCACCAGCGTCGCGCAGTAATCCACGACCGCCTGCTCCAGCGGGGTCCACGCATTCTTGCCGAGATTGATGCCGACTGGCCCGGGAAACCAGCGGCCGACGAGTCGCGCCCGCACGGCTGCCACACCGTCGCTGGGGAAGCCCAGCGCATTGACCAAGGTCTCGTCCTCCGGGAAACGCCACAGTCGGGGACGGGGATTCCCTTCCTGTGGGCAAGGGGTAACCGTCCCGACTTCGACCGAACCGAAGCCGAGGCCGAACCAGGCTGCCACCGCTTCCGCATTCTTGTCTACACCAGCGGCCAAGCCGATCGGATTCGGAAACGTCAGGTCGCCCACTTCCACCCGCAGCC from Thermomicrobium roseum DSM 5159 encodes:
- a CDS encoding MFS transporter, which encodes MLSLSQRLDELPLTREHWRIVLLAGIGWMFDAMDVGLVAFVLVSLGRDWNLSRPELGLVASAGFLGMFLGALLAGRLADRYGRRTMFLANLLLYSLGTALCALAWNFPSLILFRFLTGIGLGGELPVAAALVSEFAPARHRGRMLVILESFWAYGWILAAVIGLLVVPQLPSWGWRVAFLIGALPALTAAYLRRQLPESPRYLDIAGRHTEAVAVLRRFEQAASMPPAEVTTTPAPPHPSFAQQFRALWSRQLLRRTVMLWLLWFGIVFAYYGVFTWLPSLLVERGLTVARSFTYVFITTLAQIPGYFSAAYLVDRWGRKPTLVTYLLGSALSAWLLGNAGTAPILVLWGCALSFFNLGAWGVVYTYTPELYPTTLRGFGSGAAASFGRIAGIIAPYLTPWLLTSGGFSQPAVFALFMAVFAVIAADVLLLGEETRGRPLEHVSPTPAQLAR
- a CDS encoding quinone-dependent dihydroorotate dehydrogenase, producing MESGEDRGEVARMGWYRRIVTPLLFRLDPEDAHRLVLGVLSRLSRCPGSERVLRRVFRVPDDERLRVEVGDLTFPNPIGLAAGVDKNAEAVAAWFGLGFGSVEVGTVTPCPQEGNPRPRLWRFPEDETLVNALGFPSDGVAAVRARLVGRWFPGPVGINLGKNAWTPLEQAVVDYCATLVALWDVADYVVVNVSSPNTPGLRELQRGERLEQVLAAVQETNRTLAALQRARPRPLFVKVSLDLDAGALADAIEIAVAVGADGLILGNTSIDPSLRPAGAGALPGGVSGRPLRKRAVELLSNAADRAGGRLALISVGGVLETDDVIQRLRLGADLVQVYTGLVFRGPALPAVLLRGLLRYLDEQGLPSVRALRGR